A single region of the Oncorhynchus kisutch isolate 150728-3 unplaced genomic scaffold, Okis_V2 scaffold3402, whole genome shotgun sequence genome encodes:
- the LOC109887054 gene encoding RNA polymerase-associated protein LEO1-like isoform X1, protein MADMDELFGSDGDSDNEQRVVSAVASGSGSGSESEPEMPRSRSHSNASGSDSGRDDDGQDGGKPNTKELFGDDSEEERQSRHSDNQSNLSERSGNQSDASMHSEPEDNDQSDAEQHSGSERGHREEEEEDGDRRSEAGSPVSGVGSPRSGRGSARSEKSIHSDPGTPHSAPGTPHSAPGTPHSAPGTPHSAPGTPHSAPGTPHSAPGTPHSAPGTPHSAPGTPLSDPGTPLSDPGTPLSDPGTPHSGPGTPHSGPGTPHSDGEGSGKENQSDDEKWGGGAKSDQSEDEEEEKKRHQSDEERENSDEDGAGHRSRKKSESAKGSDSEDDFVGRKNKKMASASDSDSDVGAKKKMAASGSDSDSDVGAKKEMAAASASDSDSDVGAKKKMAASGSDSDSDVGAKKKMAVSGSDSDSDVGAKKKGKGKKPAADDLFGEADDISSDSDAEKPPTPGQPLDQEDGMEGEQAEEEPVPETRIEVEIPKVSTDLGSDLYFVKLPNFLSVEPRPFDSQYYEDEFEDEEMLDEEGRTRLKLKVENTIRWRAKKDEEGNESRESNARIVKWSDGSMSLHLGNEVFDVYKAPLQGDHNHLFIRQGTGLQGQAVFKTKLTFRPHSTDSATHRKMTLSLADRCSKTQKIRILPMAGRDPESQRNEMIKKEEERLRASIRREGQQRRMREKQHQRGLSAGYLEPDRYDDDEEGDESVSLAAIKSKYKGGGGGGLREERARIYSSDSDEGSDDDKAQRLLKAKKLDSDEEGESSGKRKAEEDEEEEVEPKKAKKYVISDEEEEEEDDE, encoded by the exons ATGGCGGACATGGACGAACTGTTCGGGAGTGATGGAGACAGTGACAACGAACAAAGAG tggTCTCAGCAGTGGCGTCTGGCTCTGGTTCAGGTTCTGAATCTGAGCCGGAGATGCCCCGGTCCCGTTCCCATAGTAACGCCTCCGGCAGCGACAGCGGGAGAGATGATGATGGACAAGACGGGGGAAAGCCCAACACCAAG GAGCTGTTTGGGGATGACAGTGAAGAGGAACGCCAAAGCCGACACAGCGACAACCAATCAAACCTGTCGGAACGCTCAGGAAACCAGTCGGACGCCAGCATGCACTCGGAGCCCGAGGACAATGACCAGTCAGACGCGGAGCAGCACAGTGGGTCGGAGAGAGGGCAccgggaggaagaggaggaagatggagaTCGAAGGTCAGAGGCAGGCAGTCCAGTATCGGGGGTGGGGAGCCCCAGGTCTGGGAGGGGCAGTGCTCGCTCTGAGAAGAG TATCCATAGCGACCCTGGCACCCCCCACTCGGCGCCCGGCACACCCCACTCGGCGCCCGGCACCCCCCACTCGGCGCCCGGCACCCCCCACTCGGCTCCCGGCACCCCCCACTCCGCGCCCGGCACCCCTCACTCCGCGCCCGGCACCCCCCACTCCGCGCCCGGCACCCCCCACTCAGCGCCCGGCACCCCCCTGTCAGACCCCGGCACCCCCCTGTCAGACCCCGGCACCCCCCTGTCAGACCCCGGTACCCCCCACTCAGGGCCTGGCACCCCCCACTCAGGGCCTGGAACTCCCCACTCAGATGGGGAGGGGTCAGGCAAGGAGAACCAATCAGATGATGAAAAGTGGGGAGGAGGGGCTAAGAGTGACCAAtcagaggatgaggaagaggagaagaagcgGCACCAATCGGACGAAGAGCGAGAGAATTCTGATGAGGACGGGGCGGGGCACAGGAGCAGGAAGAAGTCAG aGTCTGCGAAGGGCAGTGACAGCGAGGATGACTTCGTCGGACGGAAGAACAAGAAGATGGCGTCTGCCTCAGACTCTGACAGCGACGTTGGAGCCAAGAAGAAGATGGCGGCGTCTGGCTCAGACTCTGACAGCGACGTTGGAGCCAAGAAGGAGATGGCGGCGGCATCTGCCTCGGACTCTGACAGCGACGTTGGAGCCAAGAAGAAGATGGCGGCGTCTGGCTCAGACTCTGACAGCGACGTTGGAGCCAAGAAGAAGATGGCTGTGTCTGGCTCAGACTCTGACAGCGACGTTGGAGCCAAGAAGAAGGGTAAAG gTAAGAAGCCAGCAGCAGACGACCTGTTTGGAGAGGCAGACGACATCTCATCAGACAGTGATGCTGAGAAACCTCCCACTCCAGGACAACCCCTG GACCAAGAGGATGGTATGGAAGGGGAGCAGGCTGAGGAGGAGCCCGTTCCAGAGACTCGTATCGAGGTGGAGATTCCTAAAGTcagcactgatctaggatcagacctCTACTTCGTCAAACTACCCAACTTCCTCTCTGTTGAGCCCAG accctttgactcCCAGTACTATGAAGATGAGTTTGAGGATGAGGAGATGTTGGATGAAGAGGGACGGACCAGGCTCAaactgaag GTTGAGAATACTATCCGGTGGAGAGCCAAGAAAGACGAGGAGGGGAACGAGAGCAGAGAGAGTAACGCCCGCATCGTCAAGTGGTCTGACGGCAG CATGTCTCTCCACCTGGGTAACGAGGTGTTTGATGTGTATAAAGCTCCTCTCCAAGGAGACCACAACCACCTGTTCATCAGACAAGGAACTGGACTACAGGGACAGGCTGTGTTCAAGACCAAACTCACCTTCAG ACCCCACTCCACAGACAGTGCCACCCACAGGAAGATGACCCTCTCTCTGGCTGACCGCTGCTCTAAGACCCAGAAGATCAGAATACTGCCCATGGCTGGACGAGACCCCGAGTCTCAACGCAACGAGATGATCAAG aaaGAGGAGGAGCGTCTCCGTGCGTCTATCCGTCGTGAGGGACAACAGCGGCggatgagagagaagcagcacCAACGAGGGCTGAGCGCCGGTTACCTGGAGCCCGATCGCTATGACGACGATGAGGAGGGGGACGAGTCGGTCAGCCTGGCCGCCATCAAGAGCAAATacaaggggggaggaggaggagggctgaggg AGGAGCGTGCTCGGATCTACTCGTCTGACAGTGATGAGGGTTCTGATGATGATAAAGCCCAGAGACTGCTCAAGGCCAAGAAACTAGACTCCGacgag GAAGGGGAGAGTTCAGGGAAGAGGAAggctgaggaggatgaggaggaggaggtggaacccaagaaggcaaagaaaTACGTCATCAGcgacgaagaggaggaggaggaagatgatgaaTGA
- the LOC109887054 gene encoding RNA polymerase-associated protein LEO1-like isoform X2 yields MADMDELFGSDGDSDNEQRVVSAVASGSGSGSESEPEMPRSRSHSNASGSDSGRDDDGQDGGKPNTKELFGDDSEEERQSRHSDNQSNLSERSGNQSDASMHSEPEDNDQSDAEQHSGSERGHREEEEEDGDRRSEAGSPVSGVGSPRSGRGSARSEKSIHSDPGTPHSAPGTPHSAPGTPHSAPGTPHSAPGTPHSAPGTPHSAPGTPHSAPGTPHSAPGTPLSDPGTPLSDPGTPLSDPGTPHSGPGTPHSGPGTPHSDGEGSGKENQSDDEKWGGGAKSDQSEDEEEEKKRHQSDEERENSDEDGAGHRSRKKSESAKGSDSEDDFVGRKNKKMASASDSDSDVGAKKKMAASGSDSDSDVGAKKEMAAASASDSDSDVGAKKKMAASGSDSDSDVGAKKKMAVSGSDSDSDVGAKKKGKKPAADDLFGEADDISSDSDAEKPPTPGQPLDQEDGMEGEQAEEEPVPETRIEVEIPKVSTDLGSDLYFVKLPNFLSVEPRPFDSQYYEDEFEDEEMLDEEGRTRLKLKVENTIRWRAKKDEEGNESRESNARIVKWSDGSMSLHLGNEVFDVYKAPLQGDHNHLFIRQGTGLQGQAVFKTKLTFRPHSTDSATHRKMTLSLADRCSKTQKIRILPMAGRDPESQRNEMIKKEEERLRASIRREGQQRRMREKQHQRGLSAGYLEPDRYDDDEEGDESVSLAAIKSKYKGGGGGGLREERARIYSSDSDEGSDDDKAQRLLKAKKLDSDEEGESSGKRKAEEDEEEEVEPKKAKKYVISDEEEEEEDDE; encoded by the exons ATGGCGGACATGGACGAACTGTTCGGGAGTGATGGAGACAGTGACAACGAACAAAGAG tggTCTCAGCAGTGGCGTCTGGCTCTGGTTCAGGTTCTGAATCTGAGCCGGAGATGCCCCGGTCCCGTTCCCATAGTAACGCCTCCGGCAGCGACAGCGGGAGAGATGATGATGGACAAGACGGGGGAAAGCCCAACACCAAG GAGCTGTTTGGGGATGACAGTGAAGAGGAACGCCAAAGCCGACACAGCGACAACCAATCAAACCTGTCGGAACGCTCAGGAAACCAGTCGGACGCCAGCATGCACTCGGAGCCCGAGGACAATGACCAGTCAGACGCGGAGCAGCACAGTGGGTCGGAGAGAGGGCAccgggaggaagaggaggaagatggagaTCGAAGGTCAGAGGCAGGCAGTCCAGTATCGGGGGTGGGGAGCCCCAGGTCTGGGAGGGGCAGTGCTCGCTCTGAGAAGAG TATCCATAGCGACCCTGGCACCCCCCACTCGGCGCCCGGCACACCCCACTCGGCGCCCGGCACCCCCCACTCGGCGCCCGGCACCCCCCACTCGGCTCCCGGCACCCCCCACTCCGCGCCCGGCACCCCTCACTCCGCGCCCGGCACCCCCCACTCCGCGCCCGGCACCCCCCACTCAGCGCCCGGCACCCCCCTGTCAGACCCCGGCACCCCCCTGTCAGACCCCGGCACCCCCCTGTCAGACCCCGGTACCCCCCACTCAGGGCCTGGCACCCCCCACTCAGGGCCTGGAACTCCCCACTCAGATGGGGAGGGGTCAGGCAAGGAGAACCAATCAGATGATGAAAAGTGGGGAGGAGGGGCTAAGAGTGACCAAtcagaggatgaggaagaggagaagaagcgGCACCAATCGGACGAAGAGCGAGAGAATTCTGATGAGGACGGGGCGGGGCACAGGAGCAGGAAGAAGTCAG aGTCTGCGAAGGGCAGTGACAGCGAGGATGACTTCGTCGGACGGAAGAACAAGAAGATGGCGTCTGCCTCAGACTCTGACAGCGACGTTGGAGCCAAGAAGAAGATGGCGGCGTCTGGCTCAGACTCTGACAGCGACGTTGGAGCCAAGAAGGAGATGGCGGCGGCATCTGCCTCGGACTCTGACAGCGACGTTGGAGCCAAGAAGAAGATGGCGGCGTCTGGCTCAGACTCTGACAGCGACGTTGGAGCCAAGAAGAAGATGGCTGTGTCTGGCTCAGACTCTGACAGCGACGTTGGAGCCAAGAAGAAGG gTAAGAAGCCAGCAGCAGACGACCTGTTTGGAGAGGCAGACGACATCTCATCAGACAGTGATGCTGAGAAACCTCCCACTCCAGGACAACCCCTG GACCAAGAGGATGGTATGGAAGGGGAGCAGGCTGAGGAGGAGCCCGTTCCAGAGACTCGTATCGAGGTGGAGATTCCTAAAGTcagcactgatctaggatcagacctCTACTTCGTCAAACTACCCAACTTCCTCTCTGTTGAGCCCAG accctttgactcCCAGTACTATGAAGATGAGTTTGAGGATGAGGAGATGTTGGATGAAGAGGGACGGACCAGGCTCAaactgaag GTTGAGAATACTATCCGGTGGAGAGCCAAGAAAGACGAGGAGGGGAACGAGAGCAGAGAGAGTAACGCCCGCATCGTCAAGTGGTCTGACGGCAG CATGTCTCTCCACCTGGGTAACGAGGTGTTTGATGTGTATAAAGCTCCTCTCCAAGGAGACCACAACCACCTGTTCATCAGACAAGGAACTGGACTACAGGGACAGGCTGTGTTCAAGACCAAACTCACCTTCAG ACCCCACTCCACAGACAGTGCCACCCACAGGAAGATGACCCTCTCTCTGGCTGACCGCTGCTCTAAGACCCAGAAGATCAGAATACTGCCCATGGCTGGACGAGACCCCGAGTCTCAACGCAACGAGATGATCAAG aaaGAGGAGGAGCGTCTCCGTGCGTCTATCCGTCGTGAGGGACAACAGCGGCggatgagagagaagcagcacCAACGAGGGCTGAGCGCCGGTTACCTGGAGCCCGATCGCTATGACGACGATGAGGAGGGGGACGAGTCGGTCAGCCTGGCCGCCATCAAGAGCAAATacaaggggggaggaggaggagggctgaggg AGGAGCGTGCTCGGATCTACTCGTCTGACAGTGATGAGGGTTCTGATGATGATAAAGCCCAGAGACTGCTCAAGGCCAAGAAACTAGACTCCGacgag GAAGGGGAGAGTTCAGGGAAGAGGAAggctgaggaggatgaggaggaggaggtggaacccaagaaggcaaagaaaTACGTCATCAGcgacgaagaggaggaggaggaagatgatgaaTGA
- the LOC109887054 gene encoding RNA polymerase-associated protein LEO1-like isoform X3, giving the protein MADMDELFGSDGDSDNEQRVVSAVASGSGSGSESEPEMPRSRSHSNASGSDSGRDDDGQDGGKPNTKELFGDDSEEERQSRHSDNQSNLSERSGNQSDASMHSEPEDNDQSDAEQHSGSERGHREEEEEDGDRRSEAGSPVSGVGSPRSGRGSARSEKSIHSDPGTPHSAPGTPHSAPGTPHSAPGTPHSAPGTPHSAPGTPHSAPGTPHSAPGTPHSAPGTPLSDPGTPLSDPGTPLSDPGTPHSGPGTPHSGPGTPHSDGEGSGKENQSDDEKWGGGAKSDQSEDEEEEKKRHQSDEERENSDEDGAGHRSRKKSESAKGSDSEDDFVGRKNKKMASASDSDSDVGAKKKMAASGSDSDSDVGAKKKMAVSGSDSDSDVGAKKKGKGKKPAADDLFGEADDISSDSDAEKPPTPGQPLDQEDGMEGEQAEEEPVPETRIEVEIPKVSTDLGSDLYFVKLPNFLSVEPRPFDSQYYEDEFEDEEMLDEEGRTRLKLKVENTIRWRAKKDEEGNESRESNARIVKWSDGSMSLHLGNEVFDVYKAPLQGDHNHLFIRQGTGLQGQAVFKTKLTFRPHSTDSATHRKMTLSLADRCSKTQKIRILPMAGRDPESQRNEMIKKEEERLRASIRREGQQRRMREKQHQRGLSAGYLEPDRYDDDEEGDESVSLAAIKSKYKGGGGGGLREERARIYSSDSDEGSDDDKAQRLLKAKKLDSDEEGESSGKRKAEEDEEEEVEPKKAKKYVISDEEEEEEDDE; this is encoded by the exons ATGGCGGACATGGACGAACTGTTCGGGAGTGATGGAGACAGTGACAACGAACAAAGAG tggTCTCAGCAGTGGCGTCTGGCTCTGGTTCAGGTTCTGAATCTGAGCCGGAGATGCCCCGGTCCCGTTCCCATAGTAACGCCTCCGGCAGCGACAGCGGGAGAGATGATGATGGACAAGACGGGGGAAAGCCCAACACCAAG GAGCTGTTTGGGGATGACAGTGAAGAGGAACGCCAAAGCCGACACAGCGACAACCAATCAAACCTGTCGGAACGCTCAGGAAACCAGTCGGACGCCAGCATGCACTCGGAGCCCGAGGACAATGACCAGTCAGACGCGGAGCAGCACAGTGGGTCGGAGAGAGGGCAccgggaggaagaggaggaagatggagaTCGAAGGTCAGAGGCAGGCAGTCCAGTATCGGGGGTGGGGAGCCCCAGGTCTGGGAGGGGCAGTGCTCGCTCTGAGAAGAG TATCCATAGCGACCCTGGCACCCCCCACTCGGCGCCCGGCACACCCCACTCGGCGCCCGGCACCCCCCACTCGGCGCCCGGCACCCCCCACTCGGCTCCCGGCACCCCCCACTCCGCGCCCGGCACCCCTCACTCCGCGCCCGGCACCCCCCACTCCGCGCCCGGCACCCCCCACTCAGCGCCCGGCACCCCCCTGTCAGACCCCGGCACCCCCCTGTCAGACCCCGGCACCCCCCTGTCAGACCCCGGTACCCCCCACTCAGGGCCTGGCACCCCCCACTCAGGGCCTGGAACTCCCCACTCAGATGGGGAGGGGTCAGGCAAGGAGAACCAATCAGATGATGAAAAGTGGGGAGGAGGGGCTAAGAGTGACCAAtcagaggatgaggaagaggagaagaagcgGCACCAATCGGACGAAGAGCGAGAGAATTCTGATGAGGACGGGGCGGGGCACAGGAGCAGGAAGAAGTCAG aGTCTGCGAAGGGCAGTGACAGCGAGGATGACTTCGTCGGACGGAAGAACAAGAAGATGGCGTCTGCCTCAGACTCTGACAGCGACGTTGGAGCCAAGAAGAAG ATGGCGGCGTCTGGCTCAGACTCTGACAGCGACGTTGGAGCCAAGAAGAAGATGGCTGTGTCTGGCTCAGACTCTGACAGCGACGTTGGAGCCAAGAAGAAGGGTAAAG gTAAGAAGCCAGCAGCAGACGACCTGTTTGGAGAGGCAGACGACATCTCATCAGACAGTGATGCTGAGAAACCTCCCACTCCAGGACAACCCCTG GACCAAGAGGATGGTATGGAAGGGGAGCAGGCTGAGGAGGAGCCCGTTCCAGAGACTCGTATCGAGGTGGAGATTCCTAAAGTcagcactgatctaggatcagacctCTACTTCGTCAAACTACCCAACTTCCTCTCTGTTGAGCCCAG accctttgactcCCAGTACTATGAAGATGAGTTTGAGGATGAGGAGATGTTGGATGAAGAGGGACGGACCAGGCTCAaactgaag GTTGAGAATACTATCCGGTGGAGAGCCAAGAAAGACGAGGAGGGGAACGAGAGCAGAGAGAGTAACGCCCGCATCGTCAAGTGGTCTGACGGCAG CATGTCTCTCCACCTGGGTAACGAGGTGTTTGATGTGTATAAAGCTCCTCTCCAAGGAGACCACAACCACCTGTTCATCAGACAAGGAACTGGACTACAGGGACAGGCTGTGTTCAAGACCAAACTCACCTTCAG ACCCCACTCCACAGACAGTGCCACCCACAGGAAGATGACCCTCTCTCTGGCTGACCGCTGCTCTAAGACCCAGAAGATCAGAATACTGCCCATGGCTGGACGAGACCCCGAGTCTCAACGCAACGAGATGATCAAG aaaGAGGAGGAGCGTCTCCGTGCGTCTATCCGTCGTGAGGGACAACAGCGGCggatgagagagaagcagcacCAACGAGGGCTGAGCGCCGGTTACCTGGAGCCCGATCGCTATGACGACGATGAGGAGGGGGACGAGTCGGTCAGCCTGGCCGCCATCAAGAGCAAATacaaggggggaggaggaggagggctgaggg AGGAGCGTGCTCGGATCTACTCGTCTGACAGTGATGAGGGTTCTGATGATGATAAAGCCCAGAGACTGCTCAAGGCCAAGAAACTAGACTCCGacgag GAAGGGGAGAGTTCAGGGAAGAGGAAggctgaggaggatgaggaggaggaggtggaacccaagaaggcaaagaaaTACGTCATCAGcgacgaagaggaggaggaggaagatgatgaaTGA